The following are from one region of the Amedibacterium intestinale genome:
- a CDS encoding putative ABC transporter permease, with protein sequence MIQILLFFCYSFLGWCCECVYCSIPAKKFINRGFLEGPYCPIYGVGALLVISLLLPYKQHPVTLFIAGTILVTTLEYITSWLMEIMFHTRWWDYSNFRFNINGRVCLLNAILFGIMALVVCYGIHPVILDLLQKLTHTQQWIIGSLLSIGFLADLVTTTFALLRKNADFRAVETSIHTLRTLFKQANIFPQEEPLSQTIQRILDSTDADEILLAHIQELRNKIQLFRSHQKHTVKRLKKAFPHHRENRKEIFERISQVLDEHRK encoded by the coding sequence ATGATACAAATATTACTTTTTTTCTGTTATAGCTTTTTAGGATGGTGCTGTGAATGTGTTTACTGTTCCATTCCTGCCAAAAAATTTATAAACCGCGGATTTTTAGAAGGACCTTACTGTCCTATTTATGGAGTAGGAGCTTTATTGGTTATTTCTTTGTTGTTGCCATATAAACAACATCCCGTCACGTTATTTATTGCAGGTACCATACTAGTAACAACACTGGAATATATTACCAGCTGGTTAATGGAGATTATGTTTCATACACGCTGGTGGGATTATTCAAACTTTCGATTCAACATTAATGGGCGTGTTTGTTTATTAAATGCTATTTTATTCGGTATCATGGCTCTTGTGGTATGTTATGGTATTCATCCTGTTATATTAGATTTACTACAAAAACTGACACATACACAGCAATGGATCATAGGCAGCTTGTTAAGTATTGGTTTTCTTGCAGACCTTGTCACAACAACATTTGCACTTCTTCGAAAAAATGCCGATTTCAGAGCAGTCGAGACAAGCATTCATACACTTCGTACTTTATTTAAACAAGCAAACATTTTCCCACAGGAAGAACCACTTTCACAAACCATACAAAGAATTTTAGACAGTACGGATGCAGATGAAATCTTACTTGCTCATATCCAGGAATTACGCAATAAAATTCAATTGTTTCGCTCTCACCAAAAACATACTGTAAAACGTTTAAAGAAAGCCTTCCCTCATCACAGAGAAAATAGAAAGGAAATATTTGAACGTATATCTCAAGTCTTGGATGAACATCGCAAATAG
- a CDS encoding polysaccharide deacetylase family protein, with the protein MKKLNKNLSHLRIQWSHLAILLAGIFIAGFLLFKGVTWLFHDPYAAYQTYKEDTKLAGEMKHTTQKEKDAYFISYYYPAFDIKNLDSEITKYGKQQAVPLKDKNSMHYVSIDYDTEEIFDTYISLVFHKKVVDEEDKVLQQEDTYYNYDKKRNRFLQVDDVLRRDYIAMMKTKAKDAGIKENLIKKQNLSSFTIGKNELSFYVEGKKNQKISVPYKENKKYIALTNKNIPSYYMKDPITPAPQPKVEKGKKLIAFTFDDGPHYKNTKEIMAEFEKYNGRATFFMLGQNAKANPDIVKDVYKRGHEVANHSWDHSIHIAAQPPYMKKEDVNEEIYKVNDAIFQASGFEPRYFRPPFGAINQTMKDVCGLDMVLWDIDSEDWRNHNASIMSKIVKKNAEVGYEVVLMHDIHEDTVKGIKQLLKELDAKGYQFVTIDTLIKEDPEYLLNPKSNLIKPSTLK; encoded by the coding sequence ATGAAAAAATTAAATAAAAATTTATCCCATTTACGTATACAATGGTCACATCTGGCAATCTTGCTTGCCGGTATTTTTATCGCTGGTTTTCTGCTTTTTAAAGGAGTTACATGGCTGTTTCATGATCCATATGCTGCTTATCAAACGTACAAGGAAGACACAAAGCTTGCTGGTGAAATGAAGCATACGACACAAAAAGAAAAAGATGCATATTTCATATCTTATTACTACCCTGCTTTCGATATTAAAAATCTGGATTCAGAAATCACAAAATATGGAAAACAGCAGGCTGTTCCTTTAAAAGATAAAAACAGCATGCATTATGTAAGTATTGATTATGATACTGAAGAAATCTTTGATACTTATATTTCACTTGTATTTCATAAAAAAGTAGTAGATGAAGAAGATAAAGTTCTTCAGCAGGAAGATACATATTACAACTACGACAAAAAAAGAAATCGTTTCTTGCAGGTAGATGATGTTCTTCGAAGAGATTATATAGCCATGATGAAAACAAAAGCAAAAGATGCAGGTATCAAAGAGAATCTCATAAAAAAACAAAATCTTTCTTCTTTTACGATTGGTAAAAATGAACTTAGTTTCTATGTAGAAGGAAAGAAAAACCAAAAGATTTCTGTTCCTTATAAAGAAAACAAAAAATACATAGCCTTAACAAACAAAAATATTCCATCTTATTATATGAAAGATCCAATTACTCCAGCTCCTCAGCCTAAAGTAGAAAAAGGAAAAAAACTGATTGCATTTACATTTGATGATGGTCCTCACTACAAAAACACAAAAGAAATCATGGCAGAATTTGAAAAATACAATGGACGCGCTACTTTCTTTATGCTTGGCCAAAACGCAAAAGCAAATCCAGACATCGTTAAAGATGTATATAAAAGAGGCCATGAAGTCGCAAACCATTCCTGGGACCATTCCATACATATAGCAGCACAACCTCCATATATGAAAAAAGAAGATGTAAATGAAGAAATCTATAAAGTAAATGATGCGATCTTTCAAGCCAGTGGATTTGAACCAAGATATTTCCGTCCTCCTTTTGGGGCAATAAATCAAACAATGAAAGATGTATGTGGTTTGGATATGGTTTTATGGGATATTGATTCTGAAGACTGGAGAAACCATAATGCCTCTATCATGAGTAAGATCGTGAAAAAGAATGCAGAAGTTGGCTATGAAGTTGTCTTAATGCATGATATACATGAAGATACAGTAAAAGGAATTAAGCAGTTATTAAAAGAATTAGACGCAAAAGGATATCAGTTTGTGACAATCGATACCCTCATCAAGGAAGATCCAGAGTATCTTCTAAATCCGAAATCCAATTTAATAAAACCTTCCACTTTAAAATAG
- a CDS encoding isoaspartyl peptidase/L-asparaginase — protein MEYTMIATWKMSYDGIGLAKEALEKGCSVKEAIRIAIQNVEEREEFISVGHGGLPNIDGHVQLDAAYMDGDTLDFGGIIEVEDIKSPIAVAQDLCGLKCNCLLSGKGAESYAKKKGFPFENHLCESSKKRWEEKKKEDIEDIEELQAYEGHDTVCVLGKVKKHLGVGVSTSGLFMKQEGRVGDSPIIGSGFYADSLIGCAAATGLGEDIMRGCLSLRVVDKMAEGKHVQEAVNEVLDAHIKRMALMKKDCDAISLIAMDKDGNCAASTNICEFPFVVLQDNDIKLFVATYKEGMHNVFEADETWLKQYKGD, from the coding sequence ATGGAGTATACAATGATAGCGACATGGAAAATGTCTTATGATGGGATAGGTCTTGCGAAAGAGGCATTGGAAAAAGGGTGCAGTGTAAAAGAGGCGATTCGAATTGCCATTCAAAACGTAGAAGAACGAGAAGAATTTATTTCTGTAGGTCATGGTGGATTGCCCAATATAGATGGACATGTTCAGCTTGATGCGGCTTATATGGATGGGGATACCCTTGATTTTGGCGGTATAATCGAGGTAGAAGATATAAAAAGCCCAATTGCAGTTGCACAGGATTTATGTGGATTAAAATGTAACTGTCTTTTATCTGGAAAAGGTGCAGAGTCTTATGCGAAAAAGAAAGGTTTTCCATTTGAAAATCATCTTTGTGAGTCCTCGAAAAAAAGGTGGGAAGAAAAGAAAAAAGAAGATATAGAAGATATAGAAGAGCTTCAAGCATATGAAGGTCATGATACCGTATGTGTACTTGGTAAAGTTAAAAAACATCTGGGGGTAGGGGTATCTACAAGCGGACTGTTTATGAAGCAGGAAGGTCGTGTAGGAGACAGCCCTATTATTGGCTCAGGATTTTATGCAGATTCTTTGATAGGATGCGCTGCCGCAACAGGTCTTGGAGAAGATATTATGAGAGGCTGTTTGTCTTTACGTGTTGTGGATAAAATGGCAGAAGGAAAACATGTACAGGAAGCAGTAAATGAAGTTTTAGATGCACATATAAAACGCATGGCATTGATGAAAAAAGATTGTGATGCCATAAGTTTGATTGCGATGGATAAGGATGGAAATTGTGCAGCCTCTACCAATATTTGTGAGTTTCCATTTGTGGTTTTACAGGATAATGATATAAAACTGTTTGTCGCAACATATAAAGAAGGCATGCATAATGTATTTGAAGCTGATGAAACGTGGTTAAAACAGTATAAAGGAGATTAA
- a CDS encoding replication-associated recombination protein A → MEQESLFEEVSFQPLASRMRPASLSEYVGQKHLVGEGKVLWKLIEKDQITSMIFWGPPGVGKTTLARIIAHHTKSRFIDFSAVTSGIREIRQVMKEAQDSMVYGQRTILFVDEIHRFNKAQQDAFLPYVEKGSIILIGATTENPSFEINSALLSRCKVFVLKALEDEDILELLKTTLHSPKGLGKENIQIEESILKQLAAFANGDARVALNTLEMCVLNAENTDGVQIVNEEVLAQCISQKSLLYDKKGEEHYNLISALHKSMRNSDVQASIYWLARMLEAGEDPLYIARRLVRFASEDVGMADSRALEICVSVYQACHFIGMPECSVHLTHAITYLSLAPKSNALYMAYEHAKIDAMKMRSEPVPLHLRNAVTSLMKELHYGEGYQYAHDHEDKLTAMKCLPDSLQGKLYYKPTIQGSEQKVKLRMEQIENWKKNNT, encoded by the coding sequence ATGGAACAGGAATCTTTATTTGAGGAAGTATCTTTTCAGCCTTTAGCAAGCAGAATGCGTCCTGCATCTCTTAGTGAATATGTAGGACAAAAACATTTGGTTGGGGAAGGAAAAGTTCTTTGGAAACTGATTGAAAAAGATCAAATCACAAGCATGATTTTCTGGGGACCTCCAGGAGTAGGAAAAACCACATTGGCAAGAATTATTGCGCATCATACAAAGTCAAGATTTATTGATTTTTCTGCGGTTACAAGTGGAATAAGAGAAATACGACAAGTTATGAAAGAAGCACAGGACAGCATGGTATATGGACAAAGAACGATTTTATTTGTAGATGAAATACATCGTTTTAATAAAGCTCAGCAGGATGCTTTTCTTCCTTATGTAGAAAAAGGAAGTATTATTTTAATTGGTGCGACAACTGAAAATCCTTCCTTTGAAATCAATTCAGCATTATTGTCTCGCTGCAAGGTCTTTGTGTTAAAAGCTTTAGAAGATGAAGATATTTTGGAATTGTTGAAAACAACGCTGCATAGCCCAAAAGGACTTGGCAAGGAAAACATACAAATAGAAGAATCTATATTGAAACAATTGGCTGCATTTGCGAATGGGGATGCCAGAGTGGCGTTAAATACATTGGAAATGTGTGTGTTAAATGCAGAAAATACAGATGGTGTACAAATCGTAAATGAAGAGGTATTGGCACAATGTATTTCACAGAAATCTTTATTGTATGATAAAAAAGGAGAAGAACATTATAATTTGATTAGTGCCTTGCATAAATCAATGCGAAACAGCGATGTACAGGCATCTATTTACTGGCTGGCAAGAATGCTGGAAGCAGGAGAAGATCCGCTGTATATTGCCAGAAGACTTGTTCGTTTTGCTAGTGAAGATGTCGGTATGGCAGATAGCAGAGCATTGGAAATCTGTGTGTCTGTATATCAGGCATGTCATTTTATTGGAATGCCTGAGTGCAGTGTACATTTAACACATGCAATCACTTATTTATCCTTAGCTCCAAAAAGCAATGCATTGTATATGGCATATGAACATGCCAAAATCGATGCGATGAAAATGCGCAGTGAACCAGTGCCTTTGCATTTACGAAATGCAGTAACCAGTTTAATGAAAGAACTGCATTATGGAGAAGGATATCAGTATGCACATGATCATGAAGATAAATTAACCGCAATGAAATGTCTTCCTGACTCGTTACAAGGCAAGCTATATTATAAGCCAACAATCCAAGGCTCGGAACAAAAAGTAAAATTACGTATGGAACAGATTGAAAACTGGAAGAAAAACAATACATGA
- a CDS encoding IS1182 family transposase: MAMTKRNGKNDTIILNTIEELVPQDHDVRMLESCIDWNFIYPLVENLYSDVGRPSIDPVVLFKMIFINIIFGIDSMRKTCKEIQVNLAYRWFLGISMDERVPNYSTWSQNYIRRYSNSEVFEKIFDQILKQAISYGFVDMETVYGDSTHQKANANKNKYTDEEVEIMKKIYENDLLDEINKDREEHGKKPIKSNEKEELNFDEETGKLKRDIQTKHIKISKTDSESGCFHKGEKEKCFAYSHQTFCDRNGFVLASVCVAGNVHDSVSFFSAYKVLNDKYMDQIKNVCLDAGYITPAICKTVLENGQKMYAPYKRPMTKKGYYKKYEYVYDEGYDCYLCPNNKVLSYSTTNKLGYKEYKSNPKDCENCPLRGRCTSSKNFQKVVTRHVWEEYREEVMDEIRHTPEWKEIYPRRKESIERVFADCKEHHTLRYTRLRGLQKNQHQSLMIFACYNLKRMSRWRWKNLSKTAQNLIKSTILNYFKKKEKRYLFISTTLSTI, translated from the coding sequence ATGGCAATGACAAAAAGAAATGGAAAAAATGATACTATCATACTGAATACAATAGAAGAATTAGTACCACAGGATCATGATGTCAGAATGCTGGAAAGCTGTATCGACTGGAATTTTATCTACCCTCTTGTAGAAAATCTTTACAGTGATGTTGGAAGACCAAGCATAGATCCTGTGGTTCTTTTTAAAATGATCTTCATCAATATTATTTTCGGAATAGATTCAATGAGAAAGACTTGTAAAGAAATACAAGTAAATCTTGCATATCGCTGGTTTCTAGGAATCTCCATGGATGAAAGGGTGCCAAATTATTCTACCTGGAGTCAAAATTATATCCGAAGATATAGTAACAGCGAAGTATTTGAAAAAATATTTGATCAGATATTGAAACAGGCAATCTCTTATGGCTTTGTAGATATGGAAACTGTATATGGAGACTCCACACATCAAAAGGCAAATGCGAATAAAAACAAGTATACAGATGAAGAAGTTGAAATCATGAAGAAAATATATGAAAACGATCTGCTGGATGAGATAAACAAAGATCGCGAGGAACATGGGAAAAAGCCGATAAAATCAAATGAAAAGGAAGAACTGAATTTCGATGAGGAAACAGGAAAGCTGAAAAGGGACATACAAACAAAGCATATCAAAATCAGTAAAACAGATTCGGAGAGTGGCTGTTTCCATAAAGGTGAAAAAGAAAAATGTTTTGCTTATTCACATCAAACATTTTGCGATAGAAATGGATTTGTACTGGCAAGCGTATGTGTTGCGGGAAACGTACATGACAGCGTGTCTTTCTTTTCAGCGTATAAAGTATTAAACGATAAATATATGGATCAAATAAAAAATGTATGTCTGGATGCGGGCTATATAACACCGGCAATATGTAAGACGGTATTAGAAAATGGGCAAAAAATGTATGCGCCTTATAAAAGACCAATGACAAAGAAAGGATATTATAAGAAGTACGAGTATGTATATGATGAAGGATATGACTGTTATCTGTGTCCAAATAATAAGGTGCTTTCATACAGCACGACAAACAAGCTTGGATATAAAGAATACAAATCAAATCCAAAGGATTGTGAGAACTGTCCTTTAAGAGGAAGATGTACATCATCAAAGAACTTTCAGAAAGTAGTGACACGTCATGTATGGGAGGAATACCGGGAGGAGGTAATGGATGAGATAAGACATACACCGGAATGGAAAGAAATCTATCCAAGGCGTAAAGAAAGCATAGAGAGGGTGTTCGCAGACTGTAAAGAACATCACACGTTGAGATATACCAGGTTAAGAGGGCTACAAAAAAATCAGCATCAGTCGCTGATGATTTTTGCGTGTTATAATCTAAAAAGAATGTCCAGATGGAGGTGGAAAAACCTCTCTAAAACTGCACAAAATCTAATAAAAAGCACAATTTTAAATTATTTTAAGAAAAAAGAAAAGCGATACTTGTTTATAAGTACCACTTTGTCAACAATCTGA
- a CDS encoding nitroreductase family protein, which yields MLKELYERQSIRHFTTQKVEEEKIEKLLRAAMNAPTARNRQDWRFLVIRNKEALNTMQELQPYTGMMKEAACAILVMSDTKETDSVEYSYVDCAAAIENILIEGVHLGLGTCWCAVGPKQERIDNFRQYYHLEDTLLPVGVIAVGYPAETKEKVDRYDPQKVTYFD from the coding sequence ATGTTAAAGGAACTATATGAGCGACAAAGTATTCGGCATTTTACAACTCAAAAAGTAGAAGAGGAGAAAATAGAAAAACTGCTTCGTGCCGCAATGAATGCCCCAACAGCACGTAATCGACAGGATTGGCGTTTTCTAGTTATTCGAAACAAAGAAGCACTAAATACTATGCAAGAGCTGCAGCCTTATACAGGAATGATGAAAGAAGCAGCTTGTGCAATTCTTGTAATGAGTGATACGAAAGAAACCGATAGTGTAGAATATTCTTATGTAGATTGTGCTGCTGCGATTGAGAATATCCTCATTGAAGGCGTGCATTTGGGACTAGGAACTTGCTGGTGTGCCGTTGGTCCAAAGCAGGAAAGAATTGATAATTTTAGACAATACTATCACTTAGAAGATACTCTATTACCCGTAGGTGTTATAGCTGTTGGCTATCCTGCAGAAACAAAAGAAAAAGTGGATCGCTACGATCCACAGAAAGTTACTTACTTTGATTAG
- a CDS encoding L-lactate dehydrogenase, which produces MNEKRKLVLVGTGFVGMSMAYSFLSTGGIDELVLIDVNEAKAEGEAMDLQHGLPYARGKMVVKSGGYEECKDASVVVITAGVTMKEGETRLDIAAKDTMIIKSVTENIMKSGFDGIIVVASNPVDSMTYVAQKVSGLPKERVIGSGTILDTARLRYLMSEYLNISSNNIHAYIMGEHGDSSFVPWTHAYVGCKNLLELLDEKGKDLSDLHGIYEQVQQAGYELIKRKKSTYYGIGLSLNRLVHAILDDENVILTVSCYQEGEYGQEGLYIGVPAVINRQGIREIVKLDLNEVDQAKFDASCKALKELNTDVIDPLL; this is translated from the coding sequence ATGAATGAAAAAAGAAAACTAGTCTTAGTAGGAACTGGCTTTGTAGGAATGAGCATGGCATATAGTTTCTTAAGTACCGGTGGAATAGATGAACTTGTTTTAATTGATGTAAATGAGGCAAAAGCAGAAGGAGAAGCAATGGATCTTCAACATGGTCTTCCTTATGCCAGAGGAAAAATGGTAGTAAAATCTGGAGGCTATGAAGAATGTAAAGATGCCAGTGTTGTTGTAATTACTGCAGGTGTTACAATGAAAGAAGGAGAAACTCGTTTAGATATTGCGGCTAAGGATACGATGATTATCAAAAGTGTAACGGAAAATATTATGAAATCCGGCTTTGATGGAATTATTGTTGTTGCCAGCAATCCAGTTGACAGTATGACATATGTTGCACAGAAAGTTAGTGGACTTCCAAAGGAAAGAGTTATCGGTTCTGGTACGATTTTAGATACTGCAAGACTTCGCTACTTAATGAGTGAATATCTAAATATCTCCAGCAATAATATTCATGCATATATTATGGGAGAACATGGAGATAGCAGTTTTGTTCCATGGACACATGCCTATGTAGGATGTAAGAATTTATTGGAACTGTTAGATGAAAAAGGAAAAGATTTATCTGATTTGCATGGTATTTATGAGCAGGTACAGCAGGCAGGATATGAGCTGATCAAGCGTAAGAAATCTACATATTATGGAATTGGTTTATCTTTAAATCGATTAGTACATGCAATCTTAGATGATGAGAATGTTATTTTAACGGTATCTTGTTATCAGGAAGGTGAATATGGACAGGAAGGTCTGTATATTGGAGTTCCTGCGGTTATCAATCGTCAGGGAATTCGTGAAATTGTAAAACTGGATTTAAATGAAGTAGATCAGGCAAAATTTGATGCAAGCTGCAAAGCGTTGAAAGAATTAAATACCGATGTAATTGATCCATTATTATAA
- a CDS encoding HAD family hydrolase, whose protein sequence is MRKRGILFDLDGTLINTYNNFDYSLIFKELNQAQNDLLLDILKKRIHSFAEMEKKVRLECTNKQEGEDLIQKIHAYLCMHYKEAELKKDALKFLHHVKEKGYTLCLCTNNASDIAQYILEIKHMENLFSYVITSQQVERSKPDPQIYEEALKAIQLSKHECIVFEDSKDGIQAAHSAGLEVIGVCSEETSSLKMCIQDYSDSRLYKEFI, encoded by the coding sequence ATGAGAAAAAGAGGAATACTATTTGATTTGGATGGAACACTGATCAACACTTATAATAATTTTGACTATTCATTAATTTTCAAAGAGTTAAATCAGGCACAAAACGATCTGCTTTTGGATATTTTAAAGAAACGAATTCACAGTTTTGCCGAGATGGAGAAAAAGGTACGCTTAGAATGTACAAATAAACAGGAAGGGGAAGATCTTATTCAAAAAATACATGCTTATCTATGTATGCATTACAAAGAAGCAGAACTCAAAAAAGATGCATTAAAATTTCTTCATCATGTGAAAGAGAAAGGCTATACTCTTTGTTTATGCACGAATAATGCAAGCGATATTGCACAGTATATACTTGAGATAAAACATATGGAAAACCTGTTTTCCTATGTCATTACTTCTCAGCAAGTTGAAAGAAGCAAGCCTGATCCCCAAATATATGAAGAGGCTTTAAAAGCCATACAGCTGTCCAAACATGAATGCATCGTATTTGAAGATTCAAAAGATGGAATTCAGGCAGCACATAGTGCGGGATTAGAGGTTATCGGTGTATGCAGCGAAGAAACTTCTTCATTAAAAATGTGTATACAAGATTATAGCGATTCACGTCTGTATAAGGAGTTTATATAA
- a CDS encoding AI-2E family transporter, with amino-acid sequence MNTEKQRSFIIQIIYFSILLSLFYIFFQYVLPAFFPVFAGFFIAYMMRPLIRKLHQSLGIHEKILSIFCILFFYTVLFTVLFLCLWKAYHYIKIYLEPFSQWYQSTLAPYFEQHTTQSVSLLSSSFDLSTFLSAIQNAFYSSFTSFLSSLIQSILNFLQNFFSQLPKFLLSFFITIFSSFLFQMDYPRITAFLIKQIPQNTRNVVLASSTFLKKSILHMIKANLILSFIVFIELLFIFHFLNLNNIFLLAFFICLFDALPVFGCGMILLPWILFCILNGQKKLAVGLLICYLLTTLTKNLLEPKIMGKQMGIHPLILLLCMYIGGKLFGFLGFLFLPNIIMIIRCLKEEGYLSIYK; translated from the coding sequence ATGAATACAGAAAAACAACGTTCCTTTATCATTCAGATAATCTATTTCTCCATTCTACTTTCTCTTTTTTATATTTTTTTCCAATATGTATTACCAGCTTTCTTCCCTGTTTTTGCCGGTTTTTTTATAGCCTATATGATGCGTCCTCTTATACGTAAACTTCACCAGTCTCTAGGCATCCATGAAAAAATATTATCTATCTTCTGTATCCTATTCTTTTATACTGTTTTATTTACCGTTTTGTTTTTATGTTTATGGAAAGCTTACCACTACATAAAAATATATTTAGAACCATTTAGTCAATGGTATCAAAGTACACTGGCTCCTTACTTTGAACAACACACAACACAAAGCGTTTCTCTTCTTTCATCTTCCTTTGATTTATCCACATTTTTATCTGCGATACAAAATGCATTTTACTCTTCTTTTACTTCTTTTCTATCCTCTCTTATACAGTCAATATTAAACTTTTTACAAAATTTTTTCTCTCAGCTGCCTAAGTTTTTACTCTCTTTTTTTATAACGATCTTTTCCAGTTTTTTATTTCAAATGGATTATCCACGAATTACTGCTTTTCTTATAAAGCAGATTCCACAAAATACAAGAAATGTTGTCCTGGCATCTTCCACGTTCTTAAAAAAAAGCATCCTGCACATGATAAAAGCAAATCTCATTCTTTCTTTTATCGTATTTATAGAACTCCTTTTTATTTTTCATTTTCTCAACTTAAACAATATTTTTTTATTAGCTTTTTTTATTTGCTTATTTGATGCTTTGCCTGTTTTTGGATGCGGAATGATACTTCTTCCATGGATCTTATTTTGTATTTTAAATGGACAGAAAAAACTTGCGGTAGGCTTGCTTATTTGTTATCTTCTTACAACGCTTACGAAAAATCTATTAGAGCCAAAAATCATGGGAAAACAAATGGGGATCCATCCTCTTATTTTGCTTCTATGCATGTATATAGGAGGTAAACTTTTTGGCTTTTTAGGATTCCTTTTTCTTCCAAATATCATTATGATCATACGCTGTTTAAAAGAGGAAGGTTATCTTTCTATTTATAAATAA
- a CDS encoding HAD family hydrolase: MSDTIVKCKAVFFDIDGTFYDHVTNQILPSSIQAVKELKEKGYKVALCSGRPLRMAKELPLFENISWDGFVGSAGNVVYDENLNILVKKGFADEELQNIFSIAKEKDIACYVNGEDVYLTKDDEEAKKVLKQFHVEIPKEIREYKTGDQVEMISMFKGYDYDYSAFLKVKDLRLQKSSGVIMDIVKDGVNKVHGIDALMEYWGLKEHGYIAFGDSMNDKEMLEHANIGIAMENGDEALFSYADHVCGPSHKDSIYQMLKKMHVL; this comes from the coding sequence ATGAGTGATACGATAGTAAAATGCAAAGCTGTTTTTTTTGATATTGATGGAACCTTTTATGATCATGTGACAAATCAAATCTTGCCATCTTCCATACAGGCAGTAAAAGAGCTAAAAGAAAAAGGGTATAAGGTTGCCTTGTGTTCTGGAAGACCTTTGCGTATGGCGAAAGAACTTCCTTTATTTGAAAATATTTCATGGGATGGTTTTGTTGGAAGTGCGGGAAATGTAGTCTATGATGAAAATTTAAATATATTAGTAAAAAAAGGATTTGCAGATGAAGAATTGCAAAACATATTTTCTATTGCGAAAGAAAAGGATATTGCCTGTTACGTAAATGGGGAAGATGTGTATTTAACAAAAGATGATGAAGAGGCAAAGAAAGTTTTAAAACAGTTTCATGTAGAAATACCAAAAGAAATAAGAGAGTATAAAACAGGAGATCAGGTAGAAATGATTAGTATGTTTAAAGGATATGATTATGATTATTCTGCTTTCTTAAAGGTAAAAGATTTGCGACTTCAAAAATCAAGTGGTGTCATTATGGATATTGTGAAAGATGGAGTAAACAAAGTACATGGCATTGATGCATTGATGGAATATTGGGGCTTAAAAGAGCATGGATATATAGCATTTGGAGATTCTATGAATGATAAAGAGATGCTGGAACATGCTAATATTGGAATTGCCATGGAAAATGGTGATGAGGCTTTATTTTCTTATGCAGATCATGTATGTGGACCCAGCCATAAAGACAGCATTTATCAAATGTTGAAAAAAATGCATGTTCTATGA